DNA from Magnetospirillum sp.:
CTCGGCGCCTGGAGCGGGTGGAGGGAATCGAACCCTCATAGCCAGCTTGGAAGGCTGGAGCTCTACCATTGAGCTACACCCGCCGATCAGCACTCCAAAGGTTCGTCCTACCGTCCTGTCGCCGCCGCTTCGTTGCCCTTAATCGTCGCGACCCAGGGCTTGGGCCAGTGGTGGAGGGGGAAGGATTCGAACCTTCGAACTCCGGAGAGGGCAGATTTACAGTCTGCTGCCATTGACCGCTCGGCCACCCCTCCTACCGACTGGTCCGCTTTTGGCCGAACCGAACGACGCAGGACCAGTCCCTTTAAGGACGGCCGCACGCGGCGAAAGTATCGAGCCTTTGGCGGAATGCCGATGACCCCGGGGTTCTTAGCCTCCGAAGGGTCCGCAGCACGGACCCGGGGTTTAAAGAGAAATGGGGGCCGAAGTCAATCCCTAAACCTCACGACAAAACAAGCCGTCCCCCTCGACCTTTCCGGAAAACTCCGGCCTGATCGACGAGAGGCGACTTGAACCCTACCGTAATAAGGCATATTAAGCCCAGGAATGAGCAAAGGCAAGCCTCCGACCGGCAAATACGGCAACCGGACACCGCGTTTCGACAAGTCCAGCGGACGCGGGTCCGAACGACCTGGGTCGCAACATCCCGACCGTCCGCGCGGTTCCAACGCCAAACCCGCGACCTTCAAGGGCGGCAAACCGTCTTTCAAAGGTCCGCGCGACGATAAGCGCTTCGCCGACAAGGGCGACGGGCCTGCGCGCAACCCGCGCCTGGAACGCGGCGAACGCGGCGGTGCTTCTGGCAAACCAGGGTCGACAAAATTCCGGCCTGAAGGCAAACCCGCCTACAAAGGTGACTCCGTTAAGCCCGGCCCCCGCTTCGAAAAAGGCCCGCGCGTCGAAAAGACTCCACGCCCGCCGCGCGAAGCGCGCGAGCCGCGTGCCTTCATCCCCGGCCCTATCGACCCGAACCAGCCGCAGGCCGGCGGCAACAAGGTTTGGCTGTACGGCATTCATCCCGTGCTGGCGGCCCTTGCCAATCCGAACCGCAAAGTGCTGCGCATTGCACTCGCCGCCGAAATCGACGCTTCGATCGGGCCGCGCTTGGCAAGCCTTGCCGAGGACCATCCGCGCGGCCTGCCCGATGCCGAAATCCTGAGCCGCGAGCAGATCGACCGCCTGCTGCCGCGTGCGGCCGTGCATCAAGGCCTCGCCGCTTTGGTCGAAGGCCTCGAAGATCCCGATCTCGACGACATCGCGCGCGCGACCGAGCACAACGACAATGCGCGCGTCGTGGTGCTCGACCAAGTCACCGACCCGCACAATGTCGGCGCCATTCTGCGCAGTTGTGCTGGCTTCGGCGTGGCGGCGGTCGTCCTGCCCGAGCGCCATTCGCCAATGGCGACGGCCGTGATGGCCAAAGCCGCCTCGGGTGCGCTCGAGCGCGTGCCCTTCGTGCGCGTGGTCAATCTTGCGCGCGCACTCGACCGGCTCAAAGCCGCAGGCTTCTGGTGTGTGGGCCTCGCAGGCGAAGCGCAGACCGACATCAATGCCGCCGACCTCACCGGCAAGATCGCCCTTGTGGTGGGTGCGGAAGGCGAAGGCCTGCGCCGGCTTACGCGCGAACGCTGCGACCTTATGGTGCGCATCCCGATCGAAAAGGGCGTAGAAAGCCTCAACGTGTCGAACGCCGCCGCGATCGCCCTCTACGAATTGCGCCGCCGAACGCTCGTCTGAACGTCAGACGCCGGCTTCGGCCGACGCGCGCAGGCACGCGGCCAATGCGGCGCGAAAATGCGCCGGTGCCGGCGTGGCACGCCCGACGACCTTTGCCTGGTCGTCCCACTCGCGCAGGCGCAAGGCTGCGATCGCGTGTTTCTTGGCGATATAGCGCTTCATTTCGTCGGCATCCATCGGCCCGCCTTGCAGGGCGAGCGAGCGCACCGAAGCGGGCGACAAGGTCGCGGCATAAGGCGGATCGGCGGCCACGCGATAGCGCTTGGCGTCGACATGCAATGCGACCGGCCCAACCACATCGTCGGTGAAATGACGCGCGAGATAGGCCGCCCCCACGGCTTCGTGCTTGGCATCGACGCCGCGGGACGCGATGTCTTCGCCAAGCCCGTGCAGGAGATGGCCGATATCGTGCAGCAGGCACGCGGCAACCAACGACGACGGCGCACCGGCCTGCTCGGCAAGCAGGGCCGCTTGAAGTGCGTGTTCGCGCTCGCTGACCCCTTCGCCGTAATGCGCATGGCCTTCGGGCTGGTCGAAAACGGCGAGAATCCTGTCGACGATTTGGTCCACGTTTCCCCCAAGTCCCTTTCGCTTGCGGTCGATTCGCGCAATGATACCGCAAACAATGTTACAGTTTGGGGAGGCAGCCGATGAAACTCAGCGACAGCCAGATCGAAGCGTTCGACCGCGACGGCTACATCTTCATTCCGAACGTCTTCTCGCCGACCGAAATCGCAACGCTGACGGCCGAACTGCCCGGCGCCTTCGCCCAACAGCGCGACGAAGTCGTGCGCGAAAAAGGCAGCAGCGCCCCGCGCTCGGCCTTCCATCTGCAGACTTGGAACCCGGCCTACGAAGCGCTCTCGCGCCATCCGCGCCTGTTGGGACCGGGCGCCCAGCTGCTGGGCTCGGACCGGCTCTACATGCACCAGTTCAAGGTCAACGCCAAAGCCGCGTTCGACGGGGCCGTGTGGCAATGGCACCAGGACTACGCGACCTGGAAGGCCGACGACGACATGCCCGAGCCCAACGCCTTCAACATCGCGCTGTTCTTGGCCGAGGCCAACGAGTTCAATGGGCCGCTGATGTTCATCCCCGGCAGCCACAAGCGCGGCGCCATCGAGTCGAGCTGGGACACGACGACCACGAGCTATCCGCTCTGGACGATCGACAACGACACCGTGACCAAGCTCGTCGAGCGCGGCGGCATCGTGGCGCCGAAGGGTCCTGCGGGCAGCATCCTCATCTTCCATTCGTGCCTCGTGCACGCGTCGGGCTCGAACCTCACGCCGTGGTCGCGCTGGATCGTCTATCTCTCGCTCAATCGCTGCGACAACGCGATCCGCCGCTTCAAGCGGCCGGACTGGATCGCGGCGCGCGACTTTGCGCCGCTCGAGCCGCTCGGCGACGACTGCCTTGCGTCGTTCGCGGCCGCCGCGCGCGCGGCGGAATAAGGCAATGGAATTTCCGCTCGCAAGCCTCGCGACCTTGTTCGCCCTCGGCGTCTATGTCTGGACGACGCTTGTCGTCGGCAAGGCGCGCGCCACCTACAAGATCCCCGCCCCCGCCATGACCGGCGACGTCGAATTCGAAAAGCGCGTACGCGTGCAGATGAACACGCTCGAGCAGCTCGTCGTGCTACTGCCGGCTTTGTGGCTATGCGCGTTGTGGGTGGGCGATCTCTGGGCGGGGATCGGCGGGGCGGTGTGGGCGCTCGCGCGCGTGTTCTACGCGACCGGCTATTTTGCCGATCCCAAAAAGCGCGGCCCCGGCTTCGGCATCGCGTTTCTCGCCGCCATCGCAATGCTGGCGGCGGTTTTGGTGCAGATCTTGCGGACGGTAATGTCGCGTTAACCGTTTTCTGCGTTTTATGCGGCTTGAACATTTTGCCATTCACACAAGATGGGGCGAACATGTTGAAGATCGCCGCAGAACTTGCGGCCCGCACGGCCGCACCGTTGGCGCCGGGCAGGATGTCGGCGGCATTTGCGGCCAGCATCGTCCAGCGCGAGCGCAATCTCGCAACCCTCGCGACCGCGCTGCTCAACGAAGGCTGCGACGCGGCGACGGCCCAGTCGAACTTTTCGACGATATTCGAGTCCTACCGCCAGCAGCTGGCGGCAGTAATGGCGCGCTTGAAGGAGGATACCGATGTTCTCCGAACTTAAGCTTTCCGACGAAGAAGGGCGTCTGCGCGCGCTGAACCGCTACGACGTACTCGACACGGTCGCCGAAGTACCGTTCGACAAAATCGTCGCCCTCGTGCAGCAGGTCCTCAATGTACCGATATGCGCGGTGTCGCTGGTCGATCGGCATCGCCAATGGTTCAAAGCCCAACGCGGCCTCGATACGTGCGAAACCACGCGCGACGCTTCGTTCTGCGCGCATGCCATCAAAACGTCCGAACCGCTGATCGTGCGCGACGCGACCGAAGACCCGCGCTTTGCGCAAAACCCGCTGGTCGTCGGTCCGCCTTTCATCCGCGCCTATGCCGGGATCCCGTTGCGGACGCCCGAGGGCTACAATATCGGCAGCCTGTGCGCGATCGACACCAAACCGCGCGAATTCCCCGAAACGCAGATCGCCGTCCTCGACAGTTTCGCCAAGCTCGTCGTCGACGAGCTCGAACTGCGCCAGATCGCGTCGAGCGACCATCTGTCGGGCGCTTTGTCGCGGCGCGCGTTCATGGAGCAAGCCGCCAACGAGGTCGAGCGCGCGCGCCGCTACGGACGCGCGCTGTCGCTCGCGGTTCTCGACATCGATTTCTTCAAGAAGGTCAACGACACGTGGGGCCATGCCGCCGGCGACGTCGCGATCAAGCGCATCGCCGAAACGGCGATGGCGGCAATGCGCGGCTCTGACATACTCGGACGGATCGGCGGCGAGGAATTCGCGCTGCTGATGCCCGAAACGTCGGCCGACAATGCGCGCCTGTTCGCCGATCGGCTGCGCGCAGCGGTCGAGGCGCTCGAAATCGACGCCCCGCCCAAGATCCGCGTGACGGTCAGCATCGGCGTTGCCGAATTCGGCGGCGGCGCCGAAAAGATCGAGGCGATGCTTGCGCGCGCCGACCGCGCGCTCTACGCGGCCAAATACGCCGGCCGCAACCGCGTGGCAGTCGCCGAGACCGTCGGGGCCGAGACCGCCAGGGCCGACGCCGACTAAGCCTGGCGGCGGCGGCGCCTCGCGAACACGCGCCCGTCGATCGCGGCAAGGCCAATGCCGATCAGCGCCATGCCGACGAAATGACGCAGCGCCAGCGTCTCGTCCAAAAACGCTGCCCCCAGCACGATCGCTGTGACCGGGATCAGGAACGTGACGAGCAGCAAGTTCGTCGCCCCCGCAACGGCGAGAATGCGGAAGAACAGAATATAAGCAAGTGCCGTCGACAGCAGTGCCAAGCCCGCCAAAGCGAGCAGTGCCTGTACCGACGGCATCGCAAGTTCCCAGGGCCGGTCGATCAGCAGCATCGGCAGCAACAGCAAGACGGCCGACGCCGTCACTTGGCCGGTTGCGATCTCGAGCGGGGCGAGGCCCAGCGCCTTGAAGCGCCGCCCGTAGATGCCCGCCACAGCATAGGACAAAGCCGCCGCCAGACATGCGACCTGCGCCCACAAAGGGGCCGCCGCCGCGTCGCCGAGGGCGGCCCCCATCATCGCCACAACGCCCGCGAACCCGGCCGCGATTCCGAAAATCTTGGCGGTGTCGAGCTTCTCGTCGCGCGTGGCGAGATGCGCGACGACGGCGCCGAACAACGGCGTCGTGGCGTTGAGAATGGCGGCAAGGCCGCTTGCGATCTGCACCTGGCCCCACACGATCAGCACGAACGGCACGACGTTGTTGAGCAGCGCCATACCGAGTATAGCGCGCCGTCCTGCGCGGTCGAATTGGAGTGTGCGCCCCTGCAGCGCCAGCAGCAGATGCAAGGCAGTCGCCGCCAATGCGACGCGCGCGAACACGATCGAAAGCGGCGGCACTTCGCCTACGGCCACGCCGATAAAGAAGAACGAGCCGCCCCACAAGACCGAAAGGGCCAGCAGCAGCGCCCAGGTGCGGGCATCCATGCGCGATTGGATTTTTGCGACGTTCATGGCTGCGACCTAGGCGCCGAAGACGGGCCGACATCAGCCCGGTTCTTGCGCCCTTTTCAGAATCCGAAACCGGCCAACGTGGCAATTCCCAGCACGGCGAACAAAGCGGCGGCGGCATAGCGGATCGTCGCAACGGGCAGGCGGCCCGCAAACCGTTCGCCCAGATAGACGGCCGGCACGTCGGCGATCAGCATGCCGAGCGTCGTACCCGCCACGACCGGTATCAAATCGCCGAAGCGTGCGGCTAGCGTCACGGTTGCAACTTGCGTCTTGTCGCCGAACTCGGCGAAGAAAAACGCGACGGAAGTGGCAAGAAAAGCGCCCGCTGCGCCGAGCGTGCGATTGGCGTCGCTGTCGTCGATCGTGTCGGGCACGAGCGCCCACGCCGCCACGGCCAGAAACGTACCGCCGACGATCCAATGCAGCCAGGGCCCGGCCAGAAAGTCGGCAGCAAGCGTGCCGACAAAGCCCGCCAGCGCATGGTTCAGCAGCGTGGCTGCAAGAATGCCCAGAATGACGGGGACAGGCTGGCGGAAACGCGCTGCGAGCAACACAGCCAAAAGCTGTGTCTTGTCACCGATTTCCCCCAAAGCGACAACGCCTGTCGAAACCAAAAACGCGTCCATGTCCTTGTCCTATCTGTCGTTATCCGGCTGCCGCCGCGTCAACGTCGCCACGGCTTGCAGCGATCGTCTCGAGAATGCCCTCGCTGCGGCCCGGGATTGGCACCTGGTGGGGTTCGATCTGGAACCCCACGACCATCGCGATGAGGAGGTCGGGCCCCGCATCGCCTTCGGCGAAAGGCAGCAGCAGCCGCTTCTGCAGCCGATGCTCGCGGCCCGGGTTCGCGAGGAAACTGCGATACGCGATTGGCAGCCCCTCGGCAAGCGGCCGTCCGAACAAGGCGAGACGCTCTGGCAGACGATGCGGCACCAGCACCTCGGACAGCAATTTGCCGCGATTGTTGGCGCCGATGAGCTGTGCCGCACTCTCGCCGACCAGATCGAGCCGGTAGTCGCAGTTGCCGTCGCCGCCATCGACGCGCCGATAGAGCTGCAGATGCGGCAGGCTGAAGGCGACCGCCAACGGATCGAACGTGCTGTACGTTGGCACGCTGCCGCGCGCCAGCTTCGCCCAATACACAAAAAGTCGTGCCAATTCCGGGTGCGTCAACCGCGCTGCAAAAGGACGGTCGAGCGAAAGGTCGAGCGGATCGAGAGACATTTCCGCACGATTGCAGGATTCGGCTGGCGATGCCAGCCGAGCCTGGGCGGGCGGGCCGGCGGACGATTCAGGTGCGTAGATCCGTGCCCGGTCGCGCGGCGGCGCGGCGGCGCTGCAGCAATTCGCGGCTGAAACGGTCGGGTGCGCGGTTGCGATGGCGGAACGCCAGAATGCGCCGGGCCTGGATCCAATCGCCGCGCAGGAAGGCGCGCTCGGCCAGCAACCGCACGAACACGTCGCGCTGGGCGTGGCTGCCGCCGATTGCAGGCATGGCCGCGAGCAATGCGTCGAGATCGGCGTCGTCGACCGATTGGCCATCGATCAGGCGCGCGAATTTGGCGCCGACGCGCGCTGCCGTACGCCCCTGATCGTGCGGTTGCTGCGCAAGCGCATCGAGCGCCTGTGCGATCGCCGTGCGCGCCGCCTCCGCACCGCTCTGCTGAGTTGCGACCAGGCGGTGCAGCATGGCGAAGACGAGCGCATCGTCGGCCGCGTAATTCTGCGCATGCGTGCCGAGTGCTGCCCAGCGGTCGCCGACGCAATGGCCGAGCTGCTCGAGCCGCACAAGCAGCGACACGGCGTTGGCGACATCGCGATATTCGTCGCTAGGTGTGCGCCGAATCGCCGAATCATAGAGCGCAAGTGCGGCCTCGCCTTCACCCAGCTCGAGGCGGAACAAGGCAAGATGCCACGCGACATGCAGGCCGAAATTGTTGCAGAGCTGCCAATCGGGCTGGGTCTTTTCCAACCAGTCGGCGCCGCGCAACGGCTGGCCCGTCATTTCGTAGACATGTGCCACCGCGTGCAGGCCCCATGCGTCGGCGGCGTCGGCTTCGACAGCGGCAAGGCCGACCGCTTCGGCCGCACTGTAGTCGCCGGCCTCTTCGAGCGAAAAGGCATGGCAGCCGAGCACGAAACTGCCGAGCGGTGCTTCCACCGGAAAGCGCCGTGCGGCTTGGGCGCTCGCGCGCAGCATGCCGGGAGCGTCCCCGCCCATGAAGCGGATACCGTGCGCGAGCTTGAAGGCGAGCGCATCGCTCGGTTCGGCGTCGAGATGCGCTTCGAGGCGTGCAGCGGCCGCCAGCATGTTGCCGTCGAGCCAAAGCCCCAGCGCGGCGGCAAAAGCAGTCGCGCGCCCATCGGTACCTGCATACGCGATCGCGCGACCGTAGGCAGCAACCGCGACAGGTCGCAAAGCCACCCGACCCAACGACAAAGCACCAAGCCCCTGCACCGCATGCGCGACCGCATGCGCAGGGTCGGCCGCAAGACACGCCGCAAGAGCAGCGCCGGCATCCGGCAGATGGGCCATAAAGGCACGTTCGGCGCGCGCAAAAGCAGCGGCGGCTTGCGTTTTCGGCACGGTGGGACCCCCTCGGATTGGACGATGGCTTGCCCTGAGCCTTGTCCAAACCGCTTCGCACCGCTTGCGAGGATGGTTACGTACCGATTCTTCTTTAAGCCGAGGCGCGCGTTTTGCGGGGCGCAAAGACGCTGCGCACCGCCGCCATGACGCGCGGCTCGCTCAACGGTTTCGATAGGATCGCGTCCGCGCCGATCTTCTGCGCCGCCAGCAGCGCCTGGTCGGGGTCCATGCGACCGCCGAGCCCTTCGGAGAACGCCACGATCGGCACCGGCGCCCAATTGGCGCGCACATGGCGAATGCCTTCGACCCCGCCCATGCCGGGCATGAAAATGTCGGTGAAAACGAGATCGACGCCGAGCGTGTCCCAGCCGCTCAAGGCCGCTTCCCACGTCGGTTTGACGACCGTGTTGAAGCCGTTTTTCTTGAGGAAGGCGCGCAAGATTTCGCCGATCGTTTCGCTGTCGTCGACGACGAGGGCGGTCCGCCGGCGCTCGGGCGCGCCGTAGCCCTGGCGCGCAAGCTCGTCCAAGCGTCGCGCAAGATCAGCGGGTGCGACCGGATGCACGAAGAAAGCGTGCGCGCCGATCGCGCGCGCGCCCGCCAGCATTTCGGTGTCGGTCTTGCCGCGCTTGGCGCTTGCCAAGGCGACGATGCCGATATTGGGCCAGCGCGCTTTGAACTCGCCGGCATCTGCCGCCACCTCGGGCGGAAAGGCGTCGAGCTCGATCACGGCCAAACGCATCTCGAGTGCGGTGCTCTTGTCGAGTGCGTCCTGCGGCGTCGGCACCGGCACGGCCTGGAAGCCCGCCTGCGACAGGCCTTGGGCCGTGCGCAGCCTTTCCTCCGCGCGTGAATCGACGATTAGAACGGGACCTTTCATGGCCGCGAAGCTACGGCCAAACCGTCAACAAATCACCAACGAAATCAATCTTTCGCGTATCGCGCTACGAATGCCAGCCATGCAGCATCGGGATTGCGCGTGAAGGCGACGTGGGCTTCGCCGTCCTTGGCGCTGCGCACCTCGAAATCGAGGGCTTGCGAAAATCCGTCGATCGTCAGGCGGCCGCGCGCGCCGGCGACAAAATCGGGTGCTTCGGCAAGAAACGCCCCGCTTTGCGACACATCGACGACGGAAACTTTTGCACCACCGTCGATTTTGCCCGCGAGACGGACAGGAAAACGTTTGAACATGCGCCGGTCGGCATCCTCGGTCGAGGTGCGCACAACGCGCACCAAGGCTGCGCGCAGCTGTTCGATGTTGGATGTCATGCCCGCGATCGACTCGCGCATCTCGACCGAGCGGCGCCCGACTTCGTCGGCATCGCTCGACACGGTAGCGATGCGGGTGGACACTTCCTGGGCGGCCAAAGTGGTCTGGGAGACGTTGCGCGCGATCTCCTGCGTCGCCGACCCCTGCTCTTCGACAGCGGCCGCGACCGAGTTGGCGACCGTGTCGATGTCGGAGATGCGCTCGGCGATCGCGACCACGGCGGCCACAGCCTCGTCGGTTGCCGCGCGGATTTCGGCCACTTGGCGGTCGATGTCTTCGGTCGAACGCGCAGTCTGGCTCGCGAGATTCTTGACCTCTGAAGCCACGACCGCGAAGCCCTTGCCCGCATCGCCCGCGCGCGCGGCCTCGATCGTGGCGTTCAGTGCCAGCAGATTGGTCTGGCTCGCGATCTGGCCGATCAGTTTGGTCACGTCCGAGATACGGCCCACGGCGGCCGAAAGTGCGCCGATTTTGGCGCGCGCATCGGCGCTGGTTTCGACGGCTTCGCGCGTGGCGACACTCGCCCGGCCGATCTGGGCCGAGATCTCCTGGATCGAACTGGTGAGCTCTTCGGCGGCAGAGGCGACGGTCTGGG
Protein-coding regions in this window:
- the rlmB gene encoding 23S rRNA (guanosine(2251)-2'-O)-methyltransferase RlmB — protein: MSKGKPPTGKYGNRTPRFDKSSGRGSERPGSQHPDRPRGSNAKPATFKGGKPSFKGPRDDKRFADKGDGPARNPRLERGERGGASGKPGSTKFRPEGKPAYKGDSVKPGPRFEKGPRVEKTPRPPREAREPRAFIPGPIDPNQPQAGGNKVWLYGIHPVLAALANPNRKVLRIALAAEIDASIGPRLASLAEDHPRGLPDAEILSREQIDRLLPRAAVHQGLAALVEGLEDPDLDDIARATEHNDNARVVVLDQVTDPHNVGAILRSCAGFGVAAVVLPERHSPMATAVMAKAASGALERVPFVRVVNLARALDRLKAAGFWCVGLAGEAQTDINAADLTGKIALVVGAEGEGLRRLTRERCDLMVRIPIEKGVESLNVSNAAAIALYELRRRTLV
- a CDS encoding HD domain-containing protein produces the protein MDQIVDRILAVFDQPEGHAHYGEGVSEREHALQAALLAEQAGAPSSLVAACLLHDIGHLLHGLGEDIASRGVDAKHEAVGAAYLARHFTDDVVGPVALHVDAKRYRVAADPPYAATLSPASVRSLALQGGPMDADEMKRYIAKKHAIAALRLREWDDQAKVVGRATPAPAHFRAALAACLRASAEAGV
- a CDS encoding phytanoyl-CoA dioxygenase family protein; protein product: MKLSDSQIEAFDRDGYIFIPNVFSPTEIATLTAELPGAFAQQRDEVVREKGSSAPRSAFHLQTWNPAYEALSRHPRLLGPGAQLLGSDRLYMHQFKVNAKAAFDGAVWQWHQDYATWKADDDMPEPNAFNIALFLAEANEFNGPLMFIPGSHKRGAIESSWDTTTTSYPLWTIDNDTVTKLVERGGIVAPKGPAGSILIFHSCLVHASGSNLTPWSRWIVYLSLNRCDNAIRRFKRPDWIAARDFAPLEPLGDDCLASFAAAARAAE
- a CDS encoding MAPEG family protein; its protein translation is MEFPLASLATLFALGVYVWTTLVVGKARATYKIPAPAMTGDVEFEKRVRVQMNTLEQLVVLLPALWLCALWVGDLWAGIGGAVWALARVFYATGYFADPKKRGPGFGIAFLAAIAMLAAVLVQILRTVMSR
- a CDS encoding sensor domain-containing diguanylate cyclase; amino-acid sequence: MFSELKLSDEEGRLRALNRYDVLDTVAEVPFDKIVALVQQVLNVPICAVSLVDRHRQWFKAQRGLDTCETTRDASFCAHAIKTSEPLIVRDATEDPRFAQNPLVVGPPFIRAYAGIPLRTPEGYNIGSLCAIDTKPREFPETQIAVLDSFAKLVVDELELRQIASSDHLSGALSRRAFMEQAANEVERARRYGRALSLAVLDIDFFKKVNDTWGHAAGDVAIKRIAETAMAAMRGSDILGRIGGEEFALLMPETSADNARLFADRLRAAVEALEIDAPPKIRVTVSIGVAEFGGGAEKIEAMLARADRALYAAKYAGRNRVAVAETVGAETARADAD
- a CDS encoding DMT family transporter; this encodes MDARTWALLLALSVLWGGSFFFIGVAVGEVPPLSIVFARVALAATALHLLLALQGRTLQFDRAGRRAILGMALLNNVVPFVLIVWGQVQIASGLAAILNATTPLFGAVVAHLATRDEKLDTAKIFGIAAGFAGVVAMMGAALGDAAAAPLWAQVACLAAALSYAVAGIYGRRFKALGLAPLEIATGQVTASAVLLLLPMLLIDRPWELAMPSVQALLALAGLALLSTALAYILFFRILAVAGATNLLLVTFLIPVTAIVLGAAFLDETLALRHFVGMALIGIGLAAIDGRVFARRRRRQA
- a CDS encoding TMEM165/GDT1 family protein, with amino-acid sequence MDAFLVSTGVVALGEIGDKTQLLAVLLAARFRQPVPVILGILAATLLNHALAGFVGTLAADFLAGPWLHWIVGGTFLAVAAWALVPDTIDDSDANRTLGAAGAFLATSVAFFFAEFGDKTQVATVTLAARFGDLIPVVAGTTLGMLIADVPAVYLGERFAGRLPVATIRYAAAALFAVLGIATLAGFGF
- a CDS encoding response regulator, translated to MKGPVLIVDSRAEERLRTAQGLSQAGFQAVPVPTPQDALDKSTALEMRLAVIELDAFPPEVAADAGEFKARWPNIGIVALASAKRGKTDTEMLAGARAIGAHAFFVHPVAPADLARRLDELARQGYGAPERRRTALVVDDSETIGEILRAFLKKNGFNTVVKPTWEAALSGWDTLGVDLVFTDIFMPGMGGVEGIRHVRANWAPVPIVAFSEGLGGRMDPDQALLAAQKIGADAILSKPLSEPRVMAAVRSVFAPRKTRASA